In Cardinium endosymbiont of Dermatophagoides farinae, the genomic stretch CTTCAGTAATTGCTAGCCTTTTGAAGATGCATTTGGAAACGACGTCCTGTTTCCTAATGAAAATATCTATGAACTCCAACGTTTTATTCTCCTTAAGAAGGTTAGCAGCCTCACTATTATTTTGCCCACTAAAATCAGCCTTATTGATAAAAGAAAATGATTGTAATTTTGGGTTAATAATCCTCATTTCTTCTACTAATGTGGATACTTTTTCTATGGTCCAAATATCAAATGATCTAGGAACAAATGGGACTAAGTAAATATCAGCAATGCTTATAGCAGCGCGTTGACTAGTAGTATCCCTATCACCTGTATCAATAATAATATGGTCATACTTTGATCTTGACTTTACTGTTTGATCACGAACTGCTCTATGATAATTGAATGGATGTATAATACAAGTTATCTTTCATTGTCTCACTTCTAAACACAGTAAAATCAGAAGCAGTTTGTTGATCGTCTGCATCAATTAAAAGAATATCTTTGAATTTTTTGGCCATTAAAACTGCCAAATTTGTAGAAATAGTAGATTTACCAGATCCTCCTTTAATACCACCTATTACATATATCATTTTTATACTTCTATAGATTTATTACAATATATTTTATATGTCATAATAAACATTATTTAATATTATATAGATACTTTTTTAATATTAATTACATATCATACTTAATGATAATTAATCAAATATACAATATTAATATCACAATAGTATCAAGATTTACGTATTAATAAATAAACATATTAAGAGGTGATTTCAGAAAACGGGAAATAAAGCGCACTAAGAGTATAGTAGCCCAAAAAAATTAGACAAAAAAATAATAATTTCAAGAATTCGCTTTCCATTTAATAAAACGAACTATAAAGAAAAATGATTCTTAAAAAGAAGAAATTATTTACAACTCATTATCTGTTATATTTTACTTACTATAAAGTAATAACTTATATTATAAATAACGAATCAAATTCGTAAATTTTAACAGATAGCGAACTAAAAACAAAAATCAGAAAATGGCC encodes the following:
- a CDS encoding AAA family ATPase, yielding MIYVIGGIKGGSGKSTISTNLAVLMAKKFKDILLIDADDQQTASDFTVFRSETMKDNLYYTSIQLS